Genomic segment of Populus nigra chromosome 14, ddPopNigr1.1, whole genome shotgun sequence:
aaTTCAAAATTCTACGTTGtcctctcatttattttttatttcaaatttgatcctcattctcttaattattattttatgttgtggatcattttgtataatttatttttttattttatcattcgacatttaatttattgagaattgagctttatggttttttcatatgagaagCTTCTAGTTTAGTAACTCGggttatgagtttgaaaagtcAATACAGGTTgatatcgttttttttttttgaaattatcttattatttcatctttcaatgttgtttattttaaaaaataggctttGTGATTCTCCTTAGTTTCCTTCAATCAggttattttgatctcatgacCTAGGTATGACTGATTGATCTGTGTATTTTTTTTGCCacctattttatattttttttttggtttcatcctttaaaattggtttttgttttttaattaagattcatCATCCCACATTGCCTTATATTAGATTATTCCATTCGTATGATTTGACTCACTAGGTTTGATGACCTTACTTGGGTTTGTaagtgttatatttttttgagtttctttttgttgacttatttttctttttaatttcatctttctacATTTAAATTGTTGGGGATTGATTgatcatctttatattttttaatttgctttttatgaggttagcCCAACCTCACGACCCGAGTTGTGAGTTTGTTaaggcattttattttttttatttttttttatttttttttattttatcatttaatattgagttatctttaaattcaatattgtaatttttttctatttgacaAACATTCTTTTTCTTCTAGTCATCATtatcacattttcttttaaaacttgGTTCACTCATTGTTGTTGCCATTTCTAacatatatttaaacaaaatcattttattggATCCATTAAGTATTATTCTAAAAAGgcgtggttttttttattgtgtatgACTCCACTGTTCATCCTCTCACACATCACTGTGGATAAACTGtgcaaaattttatgttttttaatctggtcctcaaatgtttttttagtgatttagtCCTAATTGAAGatcaattgattttgatttcttataaaGGTGAGATTGAAAGAAGagtgaccaaaataaaaaagaaaccaaacatAGGTGACATGCCATAAGTTTTGCAAAAGATAcactttatttattaaactttaaaaaatgattttagtacctaaatatttttccaattcaattttggtacaaaattttatctttgttattttttaatccctAGTTGACAAATGAGAGAAAGAGGTTGTTGGATTTCAGCggtagagagaaaaaattgttGTTAACACCGATTTAGGCtaccaaaacaaacaatatttgtGTCAAATGATTCAATTTGATGAGACGAGTTCatcttaggtgttttttttacctttaaagtttGTGAAAAAATACATATGAGCTTGGTTTGATTTTTGGATTTGGGTTGATTTCGGTTTTTAGAgggtttttttaagattataaataagtttatcATGGTTCTTACGATGTTTTATAAGTGTTTTGgattaaaacaaatatgttaaaaaaacaggGTTTTAGATCTAAATGAGTTTTTGAGTAGAAAAACTTAATCTCTAATTTTTCAACCACTACATTGGTCGGAATTTAAGCAAATCAAACGATGTGTtgtctgatttttttcttcaaaaaaatattgtccacctatttgcaaaaaaataaataaataaaagacctaatcaagattaaatatcttaatctacatcagtcttttaatttttcaagttttatttttagatataatattttttatttgaactcagattttttaaactacataaatatattgaaaaaaattgcatatataatatttttataaaaaataaaaatatttaagttagaCAAAACACAAATCAGATAACAAGTTAAAATATATCACTcgactttaaattttttgttttttcattctttaaaatcGGCTAGGAATACCTTAACatcgtttttttatattatacataaaaaaatcaactttgcCCATGACGAAGCATTTTTCACCTAGCCAGCACCTACCAAATCCTCTAATGACGAAGCTATCTAGCATCTAGATTGTTAGTTACAACTAATAATTTCGTAGAGGCGGCAAAAATAACCGACATTATTTAATGCCAATCTCATGGTTAAATCGAAGACATGGAGAACCATGAAACCAAAACAACATCCTATGTCCATTCCGTCATTCTTGTAATAACACGTGTCAGTAGCCCATCTTCTTTTCAAGTTTCGACTCCCTATAATGGCTACCGTAAAAGGCTGGAATCCCTCAGTTACTTCACCACAAAAATGtaaactctctctctttcctcttaATGGCCTTCCCTTCCCTACTTTTCATGTGCGTCATCTCTTGCTTTTCTCCTGCCATGTCTTATGGGTTGTGCAATTTTCTCTAGTGTTTGAATTCTTATTCTTTATGGACTAATTTCTTATCTGGGTTTTCTGTTGGTCTTGATCTTTGTTGTAAAAATTTCAGGAAATGTGTTTAGTTCCTTCAAGAATTCAAGAATTTGAGAGGGGTAATTTTTTACTGGTAGCGAAAGAAATGGTTTACCTTAGCTAGCATTCGATTCTTGGATCCAGTGCTTTGCTTTGAATCAGCTGGTGGACAGCTAGTTTTTGCTGTCTGGGGGATTTTCTTAGGATATATCTAAATATGGCTTGTCCATGGTCTAAGGGTCTGTCCAGCTAAGTACAACTGTTCtatattttttgcttctttcatatattttttttttgtggtattGAAAATTGAGAATGGAGTAGACTTGGAGAATGGCTCAGGAAACTAATGCTTCACTTCAGATAGAAAGATTGGATGGAGGGTGTAGTGTGTAAGGGCAGTGTGTCTGCCATGGAAGATGAAAAGGATGAGAATTTGGACAATTCGAACCAATTGACTACTGGTAAACCTCCAAGAAACGTCAAAATGGTCAGGCATTGTAGCAGCTCTGCATTTTTTACAGATTTTGTGAGTTAATTTCTCTTCTTATCCAACCTTCTTCTATCATTCTGTTATAGTTGAATGAGATTCTAATACAAGATAATATTGTTTCCTATCCATGGTATTTTAAACCTTGTTCTTTATGGATTGAGATCCATGCATTCAATCAAGTGATTGCAAGAGATTGTTTGATGTGGTTTGATTTAGTTGAAAAGAAATTGTCGTATTATTTTAGCCAGCACAATTGAACTTTGTTTGATAGTTAAACGCTTAATTATTTTTGCAAAATTGCGTAAGGGCGAAACAAAAGTTAGAAAACACTTCCTCAAATTAGGATGTTAGGAACGTTTTCTTGATATTAGGAAATTAATCCATACAGGTCTTTTCGAGGTCCTACTGTAGTCAAGTAATAGCATTTTGTTCAGAATAAGCTGCAAAACATGCAAAAGAGCAGAGTTCTATTTGAAAACTGCGTGCTGAATTGATTATGGTAACAAATGTGCAAAGAGTTAGGCTATGGTGCATTTttagaacccaaaaacttattAAGCAACAATGTCATGTCttgcaattaattttgaaaagccTGTGTAATCTTTAGCCTCATACAAATATGTTGCATGCATGTGTTTGTCTTGTGAAGGCTTGCACAAATGGATGCATGTTCAGTTTCAGTTTCTTAGGaagaatatatgttttattgAGGAAGTTTGATGGATCATTTTATACATGGGTGTATGATCCATGTATTTAATGCAGATTTCATCTGATTGTGTCTCTCTATTGTCCTTGTAGGAATCAGAAATTGCAATTTTGGGATTGGTCTCACCATCATCTGAAAATTCTGTGTTTCTCCCTATTTTTCGCTCTGGAAGCTGGTCGGAGAAAGGACCAAAGCAGTACATGGAGGATGAGCATATATGTGTAGATAATCTACATAAACATCTTGTTACATCAGCAGAATTACCCTCTCCCGGTGCATTTTATGGGGTGTGTAAGTTGCTATTAGGTTAGAATACTTGAGTCATTTCTCCTTGATCTAAAGAATTTTCCTAACTATGACATAATCATTTTCTTGTGTCCGTAACCTGGTTTTTCTGCGTACATAGTGATCCAACCAaaatatggttgttttttaacctATAATGAAACAGGTGATAAGAGGCATCAGTGTAGCTTACTTGACAATTGGCCTTATATATTGTAGAGCTCACTAAGTTGGTGcgcttatattgtttatttccGCAGGTGTTTGACGGACATGGTGGCACTGATGCAGCCTCCTTTACCAGAGAGAACATTCTTAATTTCATTGTCGAAGACTCCCAGTTTCCCTCAGGCACAAAGAGGGCAATTAAGAGTGCCTTTGTGAAGACTGATCACGCACTTGCTGATACTAAATCTATTGATAGTTCATCTGGTACCACTGTCTTGATGGCCCTTATTTTGGGAAGGTGAGAGAACAGCTAAACTGCTTTGGAATTTGTAGATGCTGATAAACCCGTGTTAGTAATTTTTCCTTTCAGCTGTaccttttttcaatttttggcTTGACACTGCATTCTTGTAGGACCATGCTTATCGCTAATGCTGGTGATTCAAGAGCTGTGTTGGGCAAACGAGGAAGAGCGGTTGAGCTCTCAAAGGACCACAAGCCCAACTGCAGCTCAGAAAGACAAAGAATTGAGAGATTAGGAGGGGTGATATATGATGGCTACCTTAATGGCCAATTATCGGTTGCTCGTGCCCTCGGAGATTGGCACATTAAAGGCTCTAAAGGTTCTAAAAGTCCCCTAAGTTCTGAGCCAGAGTTGAAGGAGATTAGTCTGACGGAAGAAGATGAGTTTCTGATACTAGGCTGTGATGGTCTATGGGATGTAATGAGTAGCCAATGTGCAGTCACAATGGTTAGGAAGGAGCTAATGATGCATAATGATCCTGAGAGGTGCTCAAAAGCTCTTGTCACAGAAGCACTCCAGCGCAACACATGCGACAACCTGACAGTTTTAGTGATCTGTTTCTCTCCTGATCCACCTCCTAAGATTGAAATTCCTAGGAACCATAGAAGGAGGAGTATATCTGCTGAAGGGCTGGACCGTCTCAAGGGTATTTTGAATAATTAGTGCTATTTGAGCAAGAATTGCCAATGGCTTGTACACGAGAAAATGGAGCATGTGAAATAACTGGGGGGGATTTTTCCTAGTTAATGCAACCCCCTGCTGCGGCTGAACACTGCTGATTTCTTTTTAACCTAAATATATCCCCATATATTTGAGAGACTCTGTCTGTAGTTGtaaaaatctttgaatttttggaGAGTGAATGAGCATCTTTGATTTGAAATCTTGTTTTTAGGGTGAACCTTTAGTCTTCCCATATTACTTTACTCCTTGTTAATAAATtctcaacaaaaataatgatgattgcATTAGTATATGACTAAGATTTAACTAAATGAGaacttagaaattaaaaataaaataccctGTTACTATAGATCATGATCCTTGACTAATCATCCCAGACAACCTAGTACCAAATGTTGCTAACAGGACATCATTCAAACTTGTTATTGAGGTTTCTAATGTGAGCCAAGATGCTAGGAATCTtagaatcaaaaaaatataatctacttgaataaaaaactatagTTATAGGATGAAAATCATGACTcgttaattataataaataaaaaactaaagataTAAGGATgactaatacaaaaaaataatttttgataaattctAAATAGTTCTAAGGAGAATCAAGCAAACTCTTTCTTAcaagttttatttgaataatcaatcaattttttaaatacaaattaaataacCTTATTTATACTAGCTAAAACATCTTAaacatgattgaaaaaaaataacaaaagagttccaaatagcataaaaaaaaatcctaaatcaactaggaaaatattataaatcgtGAATAATAACCTTTTGGTTTTATTGCAAGGCCTTACCAAATTTATATTGCTACAAAAGTTTAACCTTGTAGTAAAAACtatctttaaaatcttttaGTAAATTTTCAGCTTGATCAGGTCAGATTGCAAATTATGctcattaatataaaattgcACATTAGAAAAATAAACCTACTTtgtatataaatagaaaaataagttgaatttgCAAGTCTCgtagaaaataaaatctaaatatctTGAATTAATCCATCATATATCTCGTTGATCTTCTTAGCTCTTCACCTTACAATAAACTCAAATTGGCAAATGTAATAGATCATGTGAAGTTGCTTAATGATTCTCATatgttcttgtaattttttttggtgttttcaagtgaaaaattgattgaaatttgGGTGTTGGAGATcaaattattcaaattttattttgcaagtaTCAGATACAAAATATGTTTGTAGTACACAAATGTTGTTTATCTAAGTACATTACATGACATTTgattatttagaataaaaaatcaagtgaacAATGTGTTGAccgcttgagtttttttttttttttaaaaaaaaagcatgtagGCCTCGGCTTCTAGGCCTATACGTATCTAATTTGTCTGTCctagttttttaaaacacttttaacattataaaataagatccttttgaaataaaacaattataataatattttaaaaattatatgatactattatatttttcaaataatattaaacctttttaatagtaatttttactgttttaaatagtaattttatttcatgaatGATTATATATGAAACTAATATgcataattgaaagaaaatacatATTCCTCATGgatattcaagaataaaatgcctaattgtttttcttgtgaagtttttatatatttcttcaaaTTAGTTATTCCTTATTTTTCACATTTGTAGCATAAAAATCAtcaaagtatatatttttttcattttcatttgaatttgCTTTTCAAGTCATGATAAGTCACATGGcattagttatatatatatatatatatatatatatatatatatatatatatatatatatatatatatatataaagaaataatttttaggtTGAGAAATTTGCCTAACGTAGTTGTGTCTCAATAGTTTctcgaaagaaaaaaactttttcatGTTGGAGATGCATTGCTCCCTACTttgtaatgaaaataattaatagttcATGCATCATGATGAActttctatataaattaaataaattggcTTATATGTATTTACTATCAATCCCAAGCGCTCCTAGGCTTTCTCTGATAGGTTAAGTGAGCGTGCTCAGCCTTCGTCTTTTtcgtttatttatttgtttatttgtttaattgttttattttttttatattttataatgaaattgtatttaaataaaagtattaaaatgatgtttagaaaaacaatttgttatgctataagttttaaataaaattagaacttttatagtaatataaataattacttgatgaattattatatatgataaataaaaaaaaatgttcatgaatattcaatgagaatataatatctattttattatttttattatttatatagttttataaaagtaattattcttttatgtttttcatacagtcatataaaagttataaatgcatttttttattttttattattgaaacttgctgttcaaattatgatgatttttattttaaaattaggcTTATAATTAAAAGGATGTTTTCagtcaaaaccaaaaaacaaaaaaaaaatacattaaaaaggaTGAGTGTTTTGATTAAGCAAAATatgtgttttctttaatttaaatcattgcaattcttatatatatttattttaattgccttacttttaaattcaaaagaatatgtggttgggaaaaaaagatatttttctctaaaaaaaaataaaaagaaagaaatatttgtaCTAAaggaatatgtttttttccctcCAATATTTAaatctagattttttaaaatatttattctaattaccatataatataataaaaaaaaatctaaaaagagcCTTATAATATAGCTAAAGGAGGGAGAGAAAAAGCCTCAAGCAAACAAGTAATAACATAAAACTGAGTTTATACTTTATTCgggatttataataaatataatttgttgGGCTAATCGTAATGAGTTCATTTTTTCTCCATAAAACCCACCACGAACTACTTACGACATAAACATGTAACGACACCGcacatatttttgtttatatgatttaaaattaaaaattaaattttataatctgttttaatttattttgtatgggGATATCTTGATCTTATAACGAGGATCGCGGGTTTTAGTATTTTGATCATAGTTAgatcaagtcattttttttttctagcccAAATGGTTGGGATTTGCAACCCGGCAACAACATCAGGCCTAGTCTATTCAATTCTATTTTGGCACatttttctatgtatttttttaggttttcatGAGTTGTTTTAatgcatataattttttctatgaatGCACAAGTTCTTTATGTAACGTAGACACCATTTTCTATGCTAATGACACCACTCATTATTAGTGTATATGTCATGTAGTCAATCAGTTGGTTACACGTAACATTAATtttgttcatgtaaatatatttaatttattaataaagatttatttatcattaatattcatcaaatattttattaataaatctagagtaaagataaaattcttgtgacaaaaatattttgcaaataaaattataacattgttataattataggatTCGTATTGCATGAAAGCATTATTCCTAAAATGTTCTTGTTTAATGCTTTATTAAGaatgaatattaattagaattgttgagactgatacatattatgtttttttttcctttatgaaatgaagcaattgttctcataagctgAGGTATGAAAGATACTTGGGACTAATACATAAGTGcttgttagatgacatgcacACCGAGCTGACCTGcatgagaattttatatgaaaaaactcGCTTGATGATATTGGGTAACTAATGTGTATGTGATCCTTAGATTtgaaatcactaagttatcttatatagggagTGTTATATTTTGATCCTGTTACACATTGTtctaatcaagggtaacaaatTGACAGATATTAAgtataacatgaattatatgaagatatttaagtaatcaagagaagattcatcaccctaggtgaCTTAGGgaaaatgtttaatttattcttaaatagtattgattgtaaatctTTGTGCaatgtggaatgagatttgaaaaaaaattcaattatttaaataatcaattactATGGTGTTaagaacaaatatgatttgCATAGTAGACACACTTCATTCTATAATGTCTATATCAGAACATTATTTATGAAGGGataatatttacattaaaaaattggtCACTGAAAGATTaggtcaaaccacttatgacttttctaatatttgggaGATCATAATAGGTTACTAGATATTGTACTTGATATTCagatataaatcaattaattattgaattgataataaattaatttgtttagtttatttaattatattttatttaggattatgatttatatttagaccaacttattagaaaatataatgggtcacacacataagaatcattagtcaaaaaataaaatgacataattaattaaatggacATGATTAATTAAATGTGACTTGATTgcaaataagttttagaaattgaggactataatgtaattaatacaaggattataattttagacctaaaaacaatcaagtaaggacttgattgaataagtttCTAAAAGtagcctaaaataatatatgtgatattatttaaagggcaaatttatattttgtcatttatagAGTTTTCAAGTTTCCTTATAAATAGATaattatgccttttattttctatgagtaGAGTACAACATAGAAACAcctgaaaaacataaaagaaaagagctagTATTCAAAGACATAACAATCCCTCTTTCTTAAAAagggtttaaaagattttttattgctGGTTTGTATGGATTACTTTTAGAGGTTGGATTCTTGGACGACTTGTGGTTTGTGGTAACTCGACATTGAAGCAATTATTTAAAGACAAAAAGAACATTTGATCTTCAAGTAATCTTTGTATAAATCTTAAATAACTCTAGATCTGTCTAATAGAATTATTgaaactattgaaaaaaaatataaatttatagtttttgtagcatatatatgtttttggaaACAAAACACTCATCACcaatattttcatcaataacaCAAATTACATGACAACCATAGCAAGACACACTAACTAGCATAGCCACCATGGTTATAGCCACCATGGTTAGCTAATGGCAGCACACCAATTTATCCACTAATGATACATCTCCTTCTCTACGAAGAATGTCCAAGATCTGATTATATAAATACGCCCAATTACCAAGTTAAATCCAGATCTCATCCTTGACCACACAAAGATAACAATACAAAGTCAGGCCATAAGCAAGCCATGCAAGGATATatgcatagttattaaacccagctCGAGGGTTGACCTGACCAAGGGACCGAGTTTCGGGTTTTATGGGTCAACCCGAAAATTcactcatttttctttcttttaaaagctGTTGACAACAACTTCAACACCTAAGAAAATTAATATTCccacaactttataatttaccTTTCCCAGCCAAATGGTTCCAAAAGGCAAAAGCTACGGGGAATGCCCCACATGCATATACCCTTGTAAGCCATGCAAGGGTATatgcatagttattaaacccagccCGGGGGTTGACCCGACCAAAGGACCAGGTCTCAAGTTTTATAGGTCAACCCGGAAATtcacttatttttctttcttttgaaagtTGTTGACAACAGCTTCAACACcttagaaaattaatattctcacaactttataatttaccTTTCCCAGCCAAATGGTTCCAAAAGGCAAAAGCTATGGGGAATACCCCACAttgcaatttaatatatttcctgGTCAACTAAAATTTTTGAAGGAAAGACACTCAAAACCTTAACGTTTCTCTGTCTCTACCAAATAAAACAACAAGCCGCTGCTCCCCCTGCTTTTAGATTTTCTCTCCCAAAACCAGCCAAAACTTCCCTTTTTGCATGGCCAAAACAACTACCATGCGCGACTGActataaaaaaatggaagataAAAGAcattctcttcctttttttcttcactctCGTTCTAGAAGGCATTCCGTCAAGCAGCATGGGATGAAAACCCCGGCTACAACTTCCTTCATCCCTTTCTCAGTCATCCCCCTGGTTTTTTGGCCAAAACTAGAGAgcccctccttcttcttccccagcCGCCTCCGTCTCTTGGCCAAACCAAAACCTTCGCCCATTAATATAGGAGACCAGCCCGGCCAGCTTCTCCTTTGACCAGCCTCCAACGACAGTGTCCCTCACTCTCCTTTCCTCTCTGCTGCTGCTAACAACAACTCATTGTAGAGAAGATGATGAAATAAGAAGGGAGGCTGAAGGACAGAAATCAcatttgaaaaaggaaaaaaaaccaggtCTCGACCGTGTTCGCCCGGGTCGGTCGGGTTGTTGCACTAGCCGGTCTTTTAATAAACCCGAACCGGTCCAGGTCTCGGGTCGATCCACCAAGCCAttccaggtttaataactatgggtATATGCCCTATAAGTTCTAGCCATGTCagggtattttttatttcaatcaaaaccctaaattgaacaaaattacAAGAGCATGAATCATCTCTCCTAATAATCACATAATCGTGAAGTAATCTGTGGTGCGTCTAGCCTCAagcttgtttctttattttaaaatcactcTTTCCAATTGGAGAGAGAAATAAtatagaaagaagaaaataataaaaggactTGAATACTGCACGCGAGACTACTGAGGGCCATGGATCCAAGACCTTATCTATGGCTGGTGGTGGCTTTGTTCTAGGAGCAAGTATTTTTTGTCATGTGAAGGTGATACCAATAAGGACAATGGCTGTGTGGctagttgttgttgtttatagtGACAATAGAAGGGTGATTTGCTTTGCAGATTTTGTGTGGTTTGAAAACTGTGTTGGTTTTGATGAGTTTAATGGAGCTTCCTTAATGGAGTAGTGTTCAATTTCTGAACTATAATAGTTGGTGCCGGAATCATGGCTTTGCCGGCCACCATGAAAGTGTTGGGCCTTGTTCTTAGGGTTGCCTTAATCATCAACAGTCATGGACAGTGGATGATAAGCCACAAGTTGCAAATTAGGCATTTAAGTGACAAATAGCATATTCAAGTAGTGGAAGGGTTGGCTGGTTGATTCTCATTTTTCCATTGTTATCACTATCCCGATGGCTATCTACACAAATTAATGATGGCTTCGGGTTCACAGGAGAAGATGTTTATGCTTtagaatgagaaaataaaatataaaacaagttttgaattttttttattaatgtgggtgtccgggttaAGCTTGCGTGtgcctcgactaattccacagatcttgaagttaacgacaaTATAAACTTCTAATGACCCTAGAGTTTATAAGACTTAAACTGATAatctatagaaaataaacttaaaCCCTGACAATTGATTTTGTATTGcaaatgaagtttcttttttgatattcgaaagtttttgttttttttcaagttgtgGTATTATTTTGATAGTAAAGTGGGACTTACATGTTTGAAGGTGAAgttgtaatattaatattacaatgaatatttaattattaaataaaatataatgacagttatataaataatttaatatcttttattaattttttttatgaatataaaataatttcttaagaaataaagataataataaaaaaaaccaaactacaCGAGACTACTTGGTGTAATTATGTTCAAAGACACAATAGTTAATATAAAAGACCTCAGgtctataataataaattaaaagtttttaatatattctttttttatagtaacatttgcatgttttctttattttgcacatgtacacttgttttttttaaaattatactaattctatggtattttcatttaaaaaaacattagtagGTAAATATAGTAATTTATGATTTAATGtatgttttttccttcctttactAAGGGGGAAGCACTTTTCTGCattgaaagaaattattg
This window contains:
- the LOC133672288 gene encoding LOW QUALITY PROTEIN: probable protein phosphatase 2C 47 (The sequence of the model RefSeq protein was modified relative to this genomic sequence to represent the inferred CDS: inserted 2 bases in 1 codon), which produces MAQETNASLQIERLDGGCSXCKGSVSAMEDEKDENLDNSNQLTTGKPPRNVKMVRHCSSSAFFTDFESEIAILGLVSPSSENSVFLPIFRSGSWSEKGPKQYMEDEHICVDNLHKHLVTSAELPSPGAFYGVFDGHGGTDAASFTRENILNFIVEDSQFPSGTKRAIKSAFVKTDHALADTKSIDSSSGTTVLMALILGRTMLIANAGDSRAVLGKRGRAVELSKDHKPNCSSERQRIERLGGVIYDGYLNGQLSVARALGDWHIKGSKGSKSPLSSEPELKEISLTEEDEFLILGCDGLWDVMSSQCAVTMVRKELMMHNDPERCSKALVTEALQRNTCDNLTVLVICFSPDPPPKIEIPRNHRRRSISAEGLDRLKGILNN